Below is a genomic region from Lemur catta isolate mLemCat1 chromosome 15, mLemCat1.pri, whole genome shotgun sequence.
CGCCCTCCAGCCGGCTCTCCCTCCTGGTGGGTGATGCTCAGTGGGACGTCAAGCCTgtggcccaggccctgctctaAGACCATCCTGCTGCCAGTGAGTGAGGGACAGCAGCACATCCCTTGGATTCTGCCCGCACAGTAGCCAAGAGCCAAGAAGCATCTCCAGCTCCACCCTGACAGCCGGACGCCCCAGCGCCCGTTATCAAGGAGAATCTGCTTTGCAAGTAAAGGAGCGCCAGGACCTTAAGGTTCTCAAAGTCCCTCTGGTGCTTCTCCCGCAGCACGGCTGTGTCACCCTCCAGGTCCTTATGGCCCAGCTCCTCCCGCATGGTGTCCATCTGGGCCTCCAGCTCCTGGATGCGCTCCCTCAGCCCCGTCGTAGACTCGGCCTCCCCCTCGGCGGCCTGCCTGCAGGAGGAGGGGGCCGACAGGGCCTTGGGGTGCTGGCCCTGGTAGAGGCAGAGGGTCTCCTGCAGGCAGCGCAGGCTCTGCGAGTAGTGCTCCTGCAGGATCCTCAGCTCCTCCTCGTGGATGGTCTGCAGCTCTTTGATCTTGAGCTGGAACCTGTCCTCCAGGGTCTGCATCTGTGCCACATGGTGCCTCTCCATGTCCTGCCTGTCTTTGACAGAGGCGTCCAGCTGGCTCAGGACCCGGCTGCGCTCAGCCTGCAGTGTGTTCTCGGTCCTATTCAGCTGCTCCACCACGCACCTGATCTCTTCCTCGTACCTGCCCCGCAGGGCGAATATGTTCTCACTGTGCTTGCTCTCCGCTTCCTCCAGACGCCGCTGCTGCTGGTCCAGCTGGGCGACCTTGGCCTTGAGCTCTGCATTTTCCCTTTCGATGATGGTGATCACTTCCAGGTACTCGCTCTTCTGTTTGCGGAGCAGTTCTTTGTATTCCTCCCTCAGGACCCTGACAGCTTGCGCCTGCTCCAGGCAGGAGGCACCCCTGGTCAGCCAGGACTCCTTGTAGAACTGGAGCTCCTTTTCATACTCCAGCCGAATTTTGCAAGCTGCATAACACACCTGAGCCTGAATAATTGCATCTTGAACCAGTAATGAAGAATACTGACCGAGGCCTCCCAAACAAGCGATATACGAGAGATTCTGGGATGCCTGAAGAAGCTTCTGACAATCCCTCAGTGGCTCCACAGGAGGCAGAGACGGCAAAGCAGCAGCTATCTCCTCTAAGACGTGGGCCTTTTCCTTTAGCTGCTGGGCGAGCTCTTCCTGAATGGCAACAAAGGCCCCGGGGCTCTGGTCAGAAAAACGAAAGGGCTCCTGGGAGCCGTCTGGGTTTTGGCTCAGTACCTCTCCTGAGGGGCTCAGGGCCCAGGATGTTGGTGCAGTGTCTTCACCACCTGCTGGAAGCCTGAGGGATTCTGAAACCTGCTGCATCACTCTCTCAAAGTCTGGGGTCTGGTAGGCTCCCAGGATCTCCCTCAGCAGGCACTTGTGCTGCCGCAGGGCTGTCTGGGTCCCCCGCAGGGTCTCCTGGACGCTCTGCAACCTGCGGTGCAGCGACGCCCTCACTGACTGCGTGGCAAAGCTGAGCTCCGCTCTGACCCACGTGGCATCGGCCAGGCCGGGGGCCAGGCCTTGTGGGACGCTCTGCTGTCCCCCTCCTGACCCAGCGCCTGCCTCGCCTCCCAGGGTCCCCAGGTGCTTTCTCAGAGCCTCCACCTGGCTCCAGAACTCACCGTCCACCAGCACCTTCTTGGCCCAGGCATCTGCGGGGGTCCCCGTGGAGACTGTGGCCCCCTCAGACTCCAGCAGCAACTCTCCTGACTGAGAAATCTCGTGGAGAACACGCGAGATATCCGATGTTGTGTTCTTTAAAGAGTCCGCTATCTGGCTGATCAGCGAGGCCTCCAGAGCTACTTGATGGGAAAGGAGCCTCACCTGCTCCTGCTCGGTCAGCTCGGGCGGGGAGGGCTGCCGCCGAGGCACGGGCAGCCCATTCTCCACGGAGCTGCCCTCCTCTGCCTGGGCACGGGCCCCACTGTCGGCGGGGGCTGGCCAGTGTCGCAGGGCCTGGATGGCACTGACAAGTGCGCTCTCCACACTGGCCAGCGAGGCCGCCCGCGTGTCCTGCTCCTCCTGGCCAGCCCTCAGCAGAGATCTCAGCTGTTCTCGGCAGTTTTCCAAGCAAGTCAGGGCCTGACTATTTTTCACCTGGAAGTTCCCAAGCTCCCCAACATGACCTTCAACCCTTCCAGCCCTCTCTTGCCTCTCCTGCTCCAGCTGGGAGGTCAGCGCGCCGACTTGGCGCAGGCTGGCATGGAGCTGCTCGCGGAGCTGGGCCTCGGTGCCAGCCCACTGGTGGTGCAGCGCAAGCAGCGCCTCCTGGCTCTGGCCCTGCTGGCTCTCCAGCCTGACAGTCACATCTTTGAGCTTCTCCTCTGTGACGTAGAGCTTGGTCTCCAGGGAGTGTATGATGGACAGGTACATCTCCGAGTCGCCAGTGGCGGGCGGTACGCTGGGTGCAGCCTCCGAGGACATGCTTTCCTCCGAGGGCGACCGGTCCTGGCTGGTGTCGGAAGATGTGCTGCTGGTCCAGGTCTTCTCAGACGCTTCAGGATGGACATATCTCTGGCACTGGATTGTGGAGAACCGGATCCTCTGCCTTTTCACTCCAGGTGCCCCCGGGTCGGGTCTGGCTGTGCTCTGCAGGTGCCCCTCCCTGTCAGGCACTTCTGCCAACTTCGGAGGCGGCACGTTCTCTTCCCCACCAGGGCTGCCCCCcccgcacccctcccccaggccatCCTCCTCCTCAAGCCTTGCATGTGGGGAGCCCAGAGGTGCCCCTATGGCTTGGAGCTGTTGGCCCAGGAGCAAAATGCCATCCTCTTCCGTTTCTTCTGGGGCACTCTGTGGCTCTTCCACATCCTTTAAAGATTCATTTGCAAATTTCCTTAAAATCTCTTCCTTTGCCTGAAGcttaatttctgtttcctctaAGCTGCTCCCCAAGACAACCATTTTAACCAAAGCCTCATTGAGGTCCTGATCTTtcttttccagaactttctcGTGCACTTCCTTAATgtgctccagctcctcctccttctctttcagCAGAACGTGCATGCTCTGGAGCTGGCTGGAGACCCTCCGGTAGGAGTGCTCTAGGCTCTGGCAGTCAGCCTCTCTTCCCCTCAGCTTCTCCTGGAGCTCAGCCATGTCCCCATCGGACGTAGCCACACGCTCCGTCAGCTCCTGGAACTGCTGCCTGAGAAGGTCCCGCTCGTCACACAGGCTCTGCACATGCTCGGTGAGCCTGCGGATGCTGCTCTCACGGGCCGCCAGCTGCTCCTCCAGCTGGTGCACCTGCTCACTGCCCTCAAATGTGGCGCTCAGCTTTTCCTTCTGGAGGGTGTCCACGTgctgggcctggccctgcagctgGTCCTCGTAGGTGCTGGCCTTGTCCTCCACCTCCTTCAGGTTCTGCAGCAgcacctccttctctttctcGTAGCTCTCCAGCAGCAGCTCGTAGTTCCTCTGCAGCTTCTCCTCCATCAGCCGCTGGGCCTGCTCGCTGGCGCTGAGCTGCTGGCTGAGGTCGGTGATGCGCTCCTGCAGCCTCTGCACCTCCTTCTGCCGGTCCTGCTGCAGCGCCTGCTGCGTCTCCAGGTCCCGCAGCTCCTGCGTCTTCTCCAGCAGCAGAGCCTCGGCGCTCTTGAGCTTCTGCTCACTGGCTCTCAGCTGGCCGCTCAGTGCCGCCTCGCTGTGCTGCCGTTCCTCCAGTTGCTCGCGGACCCTGCCCCGCTCCCGCTTCAGGTCGCCCTTGAGCTTGGCCAGTGCCTGCTCCTTGATGACCAGCTCGGCAGCGGCATTGCTGAGCCGCGCCTGCAGGCTCCGGATCTCGGCCTCGTGGTGCCGGATCGCATCCTTGGCCTCCCCATAGCTACGTTTCAGGGTCTGAATCTGATGCGTGATCAGCTCCTGGCGCTGGCACTGGGCTTCAAGCTCACTTTGGAGGTCTTGGTTGACTCTATGGAGCCTCTGCCAGGCGCCCGATGGGGAGGTGGCCACTTCAGTCTTAAAAAAACCGATTAAATACTGGTTAGTAACACTCGGGCCTCCCAGTTCTGAGTGTCACACCTCTGGCCAGGAACAACCATAGAAAATCTCCTTGGTGGGTTTGGCTTTTATCCTCTGCaccacatttttttccccattaaaaaaatccaacaaatcatcttaattttttttttttttttttttttggtaaatagcTGCTTCCAGGTAAACAGAAAACATGGACAGTAACATCAAAAAACAGCTTTAACTGAACAGCTTCTAGgagaaataaaccaaacaaaactGAATAATGGAACACACTGAGAAGCAAAGCGAGACTAAAGGACAGAGAGCTGtgggcagagggacaggaggAGCGGAGCACCTGCAGCTGTCTGTCTGTTTGCAAATAACATGTACATGGTTTTTTACACCAAATCCTAAAAAAGTGCAGGACATAAGGTGTAAGTAAATGATGTCACTTCCTTctaagagaggaagagaaggaaggaaggtatcGCTTGGGAGATGTCAGCAAGGTGACATCTGAACATTTTCCTTTGCGAAGTGTACCCAGTCCTCCACAGTAACAGGAAGAACTTATCTCTACCTGCAAGAAGACAAAACAACGGCGGAAATGGAAACCATGGAGAAGAATATGAtaaccaacaaaacaaacaaacctttgCGAAGTTCAAAATAAGAAAGTGAagcatgcagaaaaaaaaaaacaacaaagaatccCCAAACTGAAAGGCATGCAGAATAGACAGAACTCATACAGTGTGGGGCAACCAACACAAACAATACTGAGACGAGCCCAGACTGGTAATTCGGCCTGCCTGTGCCCCCTCTCGGTGCGCTGGCCGGGGAAGCCACAGATGTGACACTCAGTTATGTTAAGTTCAAATCACACTCCACAATCAGCGTCCACACCATGCATGCGCCTCCCAGCAGCATAACACCCACCCCAGAGGCTGCCCCTCCTGGCACCTTAACCCCAAAGACCCCTTGCTCACTCTGGTGGTTATAAGCATTTCCAAAGCTCAAAGGGTGGTGAAAAGTAACAAGTTATTAGCTTAGCAGGAAAGTATTAGACCAGCTTTGCCCAGTGACCCAGAGGGGCTTCTGTCCACATTAGACATGGAGGCAAGCTCTTAGGTTAGCAATGTGCAAAGTCTGCTGCTGGTACAGGCTGAGTACCCCTTATCCATAATGCTTGGGACAAGAAgagttttggattttaaaatatttccattatacTTAGTGGATGGGCATCCCAAATCTGAACATCTAAAATCTGCAACACtttaatgagcatttcttttgagcATAACGTCAGCGGCTCAAAGTTTTGAATTTCGGAGCGCTGTGGATTTCcaaatttgggatgctcaacctgcaTCTTTACCCCTGATTTGAAGTCAATTCTTGAGGGACAGGGGCCCAATCAAGGCTTAAAAAGATGCTCCCCACCTCTGTAGGGCCTGTGCGAGGGACCCGGGGAGAGGACCAACACTGCCATTTCTGGTGCCCAAGAGTCTGAACTGGGCCAGGCAGTGACGacagcagaggaggctggggaagaggggtCCAGAACAcgtgggagaaaaagaaagagaaggctcAAGGTACATGCAGCAAAAGAAACAGCACAGAGAGAAGCAGGTAGGCAGACTGGTCAGAGTGCCCCTGGGGTGACTCAGACCAGGGCCAGTGCACAGTGGTCTGAAATGTCAACACTCAACTCATCACTGAGACTCTGGGTCTTTGAAAGCCAAAAGGGCCTTCATGGCCCAGCAGGTCTAAGCCCGCAAGGCGGAGGACTACTGCTGCAGGGCAAGGGACACTTGCTCTTCCTTCTGGGTTCAGTGGCAGGGCCAGAACTTGAACCCAGGACCTTGACTCTAATGCCACACCCTCAGCCCTGGTGAGAACTAGGCTTCCCAGGCTGCCACCCTGTTTCAAACCTCCCCTAGCACTTAGTCATCAATCTCCCCAGCAGCACGACAGCTCCACGGGGGCAG
It encodes:
- the LOC123621125 gene encoding myosin phosphatase Rho-interacting protein isoform X1, translating into MSAAKENPCRKFQANIFNKSKCQNCFKPRESHLLNDEDLTQAKPIYGGWLLLAPDGTDFDNPVHRSRKWQRRFFILYEHGLLRYALDEMPTTLPQGTINMNQCTDVVDGEGRTGQRFSLCILTPEKEHFIRAETKEIVSGWLEMLMVYPRTNKQNQKKKRKVEPPTPQEPGPAKVAVTSSSSSSSIPSAEKVPTTKSTLWQEEMRAKDQPDGSSLSPAQSPGQGQPPATSSLREPGLESKEEESAVSSDRMDCGRKVRVESGYFSLEKTKQDLQAEEQQLPPPLSPPSPGTPNNRYSCPESLSQELGHPFPSPGPRPPSRMVYSISLGSLDVAGRPPAHVDSGSTGGQGTERLGSTFAFKASRQYATLADVPKAIRISHREAFQVERRRLERRTRAQSPGREEVARLFGSERRRSQVIEKFEALDIEKAEHMETNSSAGPSPSSDTRQGRSEKRAFPRKRDVTSEAPTAPLPDASAPPLSPHRRAKSLDRRSTEPSMTPDLLNFKKGWLTKQYEDGQWKKHWFVLADQSLRYYRDSVAEEAADLDGEIDLSTCYDVTEYPVQRNYGFQIHTKDGEFTLSAMTSGIRRNWIQTIMKHVHPATTPDVTSSLPEEKNKSGSSFDTCPRPSEKQEAEPGELDPEQKRSRARERRREGRSKTFDWAEFRPIQQALAQERAGAMGAPVGTPDTHEPGRPEAEPGELERERARRREERRKRFGMADAEDVALRMEVDRSPGLPVTPDLKAQNVHVEIEQRWHQVETTPLREEKQVPITPLHLSSSEDGGDRLSAQELTSLLEKELEQSQREASDLLEQNRLLQDQLRVALGREQSAREGYVLQTEVATSPSGAWQRLHRVNQDLQSELEAQCQRQELITHQIQTLKRSYGEAKDAIRHHEAEIRSLQARLSNAAAELVIKEQALAKLKGDLKRERGRVREQLEERQHSEAALSGQLRASEQKLKSAEALLLEKTQELRDLETQQALQQDRQKEVQRLQERITDLSQQLSASEQAQRLMEEKLQRNYELLLESYEKEKEVLLQNLKEVEDKASTYEDQLQGQAQHVDTLQKEKLSATFEGSEQVHQLEEQLAARESSIRRLTEHVQSLCDERDLLRQQFQELTERVATSDGDMAELQEKLRGREADCQSLEHSYRRVSSQLQSMHVLLKEKEEELEHIKEVHEKVLEKKDQDLNEALVKMVVLGSSLEETEIKLQAKEEILRKFANESLKDVEEPQSAPEETEEDGILLLGQQLQAIGAPLGSPHARLEEEDGLGEGCGGGSPGGEENVPPPKLAEVPDREGHLQSTARPDPGAPGVKRQRIRFSTIQCQRYVHPEASEKTWTSSTSSDTSQDRSPSEESMSSEAAPSVPPATGDSEMYLSIIHSLETKLYVTEEKLKDVTVRLESQQGQSQEALLALHHQWAGTEAQLREQLHASLRQVGALTSQLEQERQERAGRVEGHVGELGNFQVKNSQALTCLENCREQLRSLLRAGQEEQDTRAASLASVESALVSAIQALRHWPAPADSGARAQAEEGSSVENGLPVPRRQPSPPELTEQEQVRLLSHQVALEASLISQIADSLKNTTSDISRVLHEISQSGELLLESEGATVSTGTPADAWAKKVLVDGEFWSQVEALRKHLGTLGGEAGAGSGGGQQSVPQGLAPGLADATWVRAELSFATQSVRASLHRRLQSVQETLRGTQTALRQHKCLLREILGAYQTPDFERVMQQVSESLRLPAGGEDTAPTSWALSPSGEVLSQNPDGSQEPFRFSDQSPGAFVAIQEELAQQLKEKAHVLEEIAAALPSLPPVEPLRDCQKLLQASQNLSYIACLGGLGQYSSLLVQDAIIQAQVCYAACKIRLEYEKELQFYKESWLTRGASCLEQAQAVRVLREEYKELLRKQKSEYLEVITIIERENAELKAKVAQLDQQQRRLEEAESKHSENIFALRGRYEEEIRCVVEQLNRTENTLQAERSRVLSQLDASVKDRQDMERHHVAQMQTLEDRFQLKIKELQTIHEEELRILQEHYSQSLRCLQETLCLYQGQHPKALSAPSSCRQAAEGEAESTTGLRERIQELEAQMDTMREELGHKDLEGDTAVLREKHQRDFENLKATCERGFAAMEETHQKKIEDLQRQHQRELEKLREEKDRLLAEETAATISAIEAMKNAHREEMERELEKSQRSQISSINSDIEALRRQYLEELQSVKRELEVLSEQYSQKCLENAHLAQALEAERQALRQCQRENQELNAHNQELNNRLAAEITRLRTLLTGDGGGEAAGSPLTQGKDAYELEVLLRVKESEIQYLKQEISSLKDELQTALRDKKYASDKYKDIYTELSIAKAKADCDISRLKEQLKAATEALGEKSPESAAVSGYDIMKSKSNPDFLKKDRSCVARQLRNIRSKSLKEGLTVQERLKLFESRDLKKD
- the LOC123621125 gene encoding myosin phosphatase Rho-interacting protein isoform X5 → METNSSAGPSPSSDTRQGRSEKRAFPRKRDVTSEAPTAPLPDASAPPLSPHRRAKSLDRRSTEPSMTPDLLNFKKGWLTKQYEDGQWKKHWFVLADQSLRYYRDSVAEEAADLDGEIDLSTCYDVTEYPVQRNYGFQIHTKDGEFTLSAMTSGIRRNWIQTIMKHVHPATTPDVTSSLPEEKNKSGSSFDTCPRPSEKQEAEPGELDPEQKRSRARERRREGRSKTFDWAEFRPIQQALAQERAGAMGAPVGTPDTHEPGRPEAEPGELERERARRREERRKRFGMADAEDVALRMEVDRSPGLPVTPDLKAQNVHVEIEQRWHQVETTPLREEKQVPITPLHLSSSEDGGDRLSAQELTSLLEKELEQSQREASDLLEQNRLLQDQLRVALGREQSAREGYVLQTEVATSPSGAWQRLHRVNQDLQSELEAQCQRQELITHQIQTLKRSYGEAKDAIRHHEAEIRSLQARLSNAAAELVIKEQALAKLKGDLKRERGRVREQLEERQHSEAALSGQLRASEQKLKSAEALLLEKTQELRDLETQQALQQDRQKEVQRLQERITDLSQQLSASEQAQRLMEEKLQRNYELLLESYEKEKEVLLQNLKEVEDKASTYEDQLQGQAQHVDTLQKEKLSATFEGSEQVHQLEEQLAARESSIRRLTEHVQSLCDERDLLRQQFQELTERVATSDGDMAELQEKLRGREADCQSLEHSYRRVSSQLQSMHVLLKEKEEELEHIKEVHEKVLEKKDQDLNEALVKMVVLGSSLEETEIKLQAKEEILRKFANESLKDVEEPQSAPEETEEDGILLLGQQLQAIGAPLGSPHARLEEEDGLGEGCGGGSPGGEENVPPPKLAEVPDREGHLQSTARPDPGAPGVKRQRIRFSTIQCQRYVHPEASEKTWTSSTSSDTSQDRSPSEESMSSEAAPSVPPATGDSEMYLSIIHSLETKLYVTEEKLKDVTVRLESQQGQSQEALLALHHQWAGTEAQLREQLHASLRQVGALTSQLEQERQERAGRVEGHVGELGNFQVKNSQALTCLENCREQLRSLLRAGQEEQDTRAASLASVESALVSAIQALRHWPAPADSGARAQAEEGSSVENGLPVPRRQPSPPELTEQEQVRLLSHQVALEASLISQIADSLKNTTSDISRVLHEISQSGELLLESEGATVSTGTPADAWAKKVLVDGEFWSQVEALRKHLGTLGGEAGAGSGGGQQSVPQGLAPGLADATWVRAELSFATQSVRASLHRRLQSVQETLRGTQTALRQHKCLLREILGAYQTPDFERVMQQVSESLRLPAGGEDTAPTSWALSPSGEVLSQNPDGSQEPFRFSDQSPGAFVAIQEELAQQLKEKAHVLEEIAAALPSLPPVEPLRDCQKLLQASQNLSYIACLGGLGQYSSLLVQDAIIQAQVCYAACKIRLEYEKELQFYKESWLTRGASCLEQAQAVRVLREEYKELLRKQKSEYLEVITIIERENAELKAKVAQLDQQQRRLEEAESKHSENIFALRGRYEEEIRCVVEQLNRTENTLQAERSRVLSQLDASVKDRQDMERHHVAQMQTLEDRFQLKIKELQTIHEEELRILQEHYSQSLRCLQETLCLYQGQHPKALSAPSSCRQAAEGEAESTTGLRERIQELEAQMDTMREELGHKDLEGDTAVLREKHQRDFENLKATCERGFAAMEETHQKKIEDLQRQHQRELEKLREEKDRLLAEETAATISAIEAMKNAHREEMERELEKSQRSQISSINSDIEALRRQYLEELQSVKRELEVLSEQYSQKCLENAHLAQALEAERQALRQCQRENQELNAHNQELNNRLAAEITRLRTLLTGDGGGEAAGSPLTQGKDAYELEVLLRVKESEIQYLKQEISSLKDELQTALRDKKYASDKYKDIYTELSIAKAKADCDISRLKEQLKAATEALGEKSPESAAVSGYDIMKSKSNPDFLKKDRSCVARQLRNIRSKSLKEGLTVQERLKLFESRDLKKD
- the LOC123621125 gene encoding myosin phosphatase Rho-interacting protein isoform X2, which encodes MSAAKENPCRKFQANIFNKSKCQNCFKPRESHLLNDEDLTQAKPIYGGWLLLAPDGTDFDNPVHRSRKWQRRFFILYEHGLLRYALDEMPTTLPQGTINMNQCTDVVDGEGRTGQRFSLCILTPEKEHFIRAETKEIVSGWLEMLMVYPRTNKQNQKKKRKVEPPTPQEPGPAKVAVTSSSSSSSIPSAEKVPTTKSTLWQEEMRAKDQPDGSSLSPAQSPGQGQPPATSSLREPGLESKEEESAVSSDRMDCGRKVRVESGYFSLEKTKQDLQAEEQQLPPPLSPPSPGTPNNRYSCPESLSQELGHPFPSPGPRPPSRMVYSISLGSLDVAGRPPAHVDSGSTGGQGTERLGSTFAFKASRQYATLADVPKAIRISHREAFQVERRRLERRTRAQSPGREEVARLFGSERRRSQVIEKFEALDIEKAEHMETNSSAGPSPSSDTRQGRSEKRAFPRKRDVTSEAPTAPLPDASAPPLSPHRRAKSLDRRSTEPSMTPDLLNFKKGWLTKQYEDGQWKKHWFVLADQSLRYYRDSVAEEAADLDGEIDLSTCYDVTEYPVQRNYGFQIHTKDGEFTLSAMTSGIRRNWIQTIMKHVHPATTPDVTSSLPEEKNKSGSSFDTCPRPSEKQEAEPGELDPEQKRSRARERRREGRSKTFDWAEFRPIQQALAQERAGAMGAPVGTPDTHEPGRPEAEPGELERERARRREERRKRFGMADAEDVALRMEVDRSPGLPVTPDLKAQNVHVEIEQRWHQVETTPLREEKQVPITPLHLSSSEDGGDRLSAQELTSLLEKELEQSQREASDLLEQNRLLQDQLRVALGREQSAREGYVLQTEVATSPSGAWQRLHRVNQDLQSELEAQCQRQELITHQIQTLKRSYGEAKDAIRHHEAEIRSLQARLSNAAAELVIKEQALAKLKGDLKRERGRVREQLEERQHSEAALSGQLRASEQKLKSAEALLLEKTQELRDLETQQALQQDRQKEVQRLQERITDLSQQLSASEQAQRLMEEKLQRNYELLLESYEKEKEVLLQNLKEVEDKASTYEDQLQGQAQHVDTLQKEKLSATFEGSEQVHQLEEQLAARESSIRRLTEHVQSLCDERDLLRQQFQELTERVATSDGDMAELQEKLRGREADCQSLEHSYRRVSSQLQSMHVLLKEKEEELEHIKEVHEKVLEKKDQDLNEALVKMVVLGSSLEETEIKLQAKEEILRKFANESLKDVEEPQSAPEETEEDGILLLGQQLQAIGAPLGSPHARLEEEDGLGEGCGGGSPGGEENVPPPKLAEVPDREGHLQSTARPDPGAPGVKRQRIRFSTIQCQRYVHPEASEKTWTSSTSSDTSQDRSPSEESMSSEAAPSVPPATGDSEMYLSIIHSLETKLYVTEEKLKDVTVRLESQQGQSQEALLALHHQWAGTEAQLREQLHASLRQVGALTSQLEQERQERAGRVEGHVGELGNFQVKNSQALTCLENCREQLRSLLRAGQEEQDTRAASLASVESALVSAIQALRHWPAPADSGARAQAEEGSSVENGLPVPRRQPSPPELTEQEQVRLLSHQVALEASLISQIADSLKNTTSDISRVLHEISQSGELLLESEGATVSTGTPADAWAKKVLVDGEFWSQVEALRKHLGTLGGEAGAGSGGGQQSVPQGLAPGLADATWVRAELSFATQSVRASLHRRLQSVQETLRGTQTALRQHKCLLREILGAYQTPDFERVMQQVSESLRLPAGGEDTAPTSWALSPSGEVLSQNPDGSQEPFRFSDQSPGAFVAIQEELAQQLKEKAHVLEEIAAALPSLPPVEPLRDCQKLLQASQNLSYIACLGGLGQYSSLLVQDAIIQAQVCYAACKIRLEYEKELQFYKESWLTRGASCLEQAQAVRVLREEYKELLRKQKSEYLEVITIIERENAELKAKVAQLDQQQRRLEEAESKHSENIFALRGRYEEEIRCVVEQLNRTENTLQAERSRVLSQLDASVKDRQDMERHHVAQMQTLEDRFQLKIKELQTIHEEELRILQEHYSQSLRCLQETLCLYQGQHPKALSAPSSCRQAAEGEAESTTGLRERIQELEAQMDTMREELGHKDLEGDTAVLREKHQRDFENLKATCERGFAAMEETHQKKIEDLQRQHQRELEKLREEKDRLLAEETAATISAIEAMKNAHREEMERELEKSQRSQISSINSDIEALRRQYLEELQSVKRELEVLSEQYSQKCLENAHLAQALEAERQALRQCQRENQELNAHNQELNNRLAAEITRLRTLLTGDGGGEAAGSPLTQGKDAYELEVLLRVKESEIQYLKQEISSLKDELQTALRDKKYASDKYKDIYTELSIAKAKADCDISRLKEQLKAATEALGEKSPESAAVSGYDIMKSKSNPDFLKKDRSCVARQLRNIRSKSVIEQVSWDN
- the LOC123621125 gene encoding myosin phosphatase Rho-interacting protein isoform X3; this encodes MSAAKENPCRKFQANIFNKSKCQNCFKPRESHLLNDEDLTQAKPIYGGWLLLAPDGTDFDNPVHRSRKWQRRFFILYEHGLLRYALDEMPTTLPQGTINMNQCTDVVDGEGRTGQRFSLCILTPEKEHFIRAETKEIVSGWLEMLMVYPRTNKQNQKKKRKVEPPTPQEPGPAKVAVTSSSSSSSIPSAEKVPTTKSTLWQEEMRAKDQPDGSSLSPAQSPGQGQPPATSSLREPGLESKEEESAVSSDRMDCGRKVRVESGYFSLEKTKQDLQAEEQQLPPPLSPPSPGTPNNRYSCPESLSQELGHPFPSPGPRPPSRMVYSISLGSLDVAGRPPAHVDSGSTGGQGTERLGSTFAFKASRQYATLADVPKAIRISHREAFQVERRRLERRTRAQSPGREEVARLFGSERRRSQVIEKFEALDIEKAEHMETNSSAGPSPSSDTRQGRSEKRAFPRKRPDLLNFKKGWLTKQYEDGQWKKHWFVLADQSLRYYRDSVAEEAADLDGEIDLSTCYDVTEYPVQRNYGFQIHTKDGEFTLSAMTSGIRRNWIQTIMKHVHPATTPDVTSSLPEEKNKSGSSFDTCPRPSEKQEAEPGELDPEQKRSRARERRREGRSKTFDWAEFRPIQQALAQERAGAMGAPVGTPDTHEPGRPEAEPGELERERARRREERRKRFGMADAEDVALRMEVDRSPGLPVTPDLKAQNVHVEIEQRWHQVETTPLREEKQVPITPLHLSSSEDGGDRLSAQELTSLLEKELEQSQREASDLLEQNRLLQDQLRVALGREQSAREGYVLQTEVATSPSGAWQRLHRVNQDLQSELEAQCQRQELITHQIQTLKRSYGEAKDAIRHHEAEIRSLQARLSNAAAELVIKEQALAKLKGDLKRERGRVREQLEERQHSEAALSGQLRASEQKLKSAEALLLEKTQELRDLETQQALQQDRQKEVQRLQERITDLSQQLSASEQAQRLMEEKLQRNYELLLESYEKEKEVLLQNLKEVEDKASTYEDQLQGQAQHVDTLQKEKLSATFEGSEQVHQLEEQLAARESSIRRLTEHVQSLCDERDLLRQQFQELTERVATSDGDMAELQEKLRGREADCQSLEHSYRRVSSQLQSMHVLLKEKEEELEHIKEVHEKVLEKKDQDLNEALVKMVVLGSSLEETEIKLQAKEEILRKFANESLKDVEEPQSAPEETEEDGILLLGQQLQAIGAPLGSPHARLEEEDGLGEGCGGGSPGGEENVPPPKLAEVPDREGHLQSTARPDPGAPGVKRQRIRFSTIQCQRYVHPEASEKTWTSSTSSDTSQDRSPSEESMSSEAAPSVPPATGDSEMYLSIIHSLETKLYVTEEKLKDVTVRLESQQGQSQEALLALHHQWAGTEAQLREQLHASLRQVGALTSQLEQERQERAGRVEGHVGELGNFQVKNSQALTCLENCREQLRSLLRAGQEEQDTRAASLASVESALVSAIQALRHWPAPADSGARAQAEEGSSVENGLPVPRRQPSPPELTEQEQVRLLSHQVALEASLISQIADSLKNTTSDISRVLHEISQSGELLLESEGATVSTGTPADAWAKKVLVDGEFWSQVEALRKHLGTLGGEAGAGSGGGQQSVPQGLAPGLADATWVRAELSFATQSVRASLHRRLQSVQETLRGTQTALRQHKCLLREILGAYQTPDFERVMQQVSESLRLPAGGEDTAPTSWALSPSGEVLSQNPDGSQEPFRFSDQSPGAFVAIQEELAQQLKEKAHVLEEIAAALPSLPPVEPLRDCQKLLQASQNLSYIACLGGLGQYSSLLVQDAIIQAQVCYAACKIRLEYEKELQFYKESWLTRGASCLEQAQAVRVLREEYKELLRKQKSEYLEVITIIERENAELKAKVAQLDQQQRRLEEAESKHSENIFALRGRYEEEIRCVVEQLNRTENTLQAERSRVLSQLDASVKDRQDMERHHVAQMQTLEDRFQLKIKELQTIHEEELRILQEHYSQSLRCLQETLCLYQGQHPKALSAPSSCRQAAEGEAESTTGLRERIQELEAQMDTMREELGHKDLEGDTAVLREKHQRDFENLKATCERGFAAMEETHQKKIEDLQRQHQRELEKLREEKDRLLAEETAATISAIEAMKNAHREEMERELEKSQRSQISSINSDIEALRRQYLEELQSVKRELEVLSEQYSQKCLENAHLAQALEAERQALRQCQRENQELNAHNQELNNRLAAEITRLRTLLTGDGGGEAAGSPLTQGKDAYELEVLLRVKESEIQYLKQEISSLKDELQTALRDKKYASDKYKDIYTELSIAKAKADCDISRLKEQLKAATEALGEKSPESAAVSGYDIMKSKSNPDFLKKDRSCVARQLRNIRSKSLKEGLTVQERLKLFESRDLKKD